In one uncultured Methanoregula sp. genomic region, the following are encoded:
- a CDS encoding PQQ-binding-like beta-propeller repeat protein → MSTSWKTVSIFISSTFNDMHAERDYLVKRVFPELREWCGKRKLRLVDIDLRWGVTEEDATRHKNVVKVCLDRIDACRPFFLCFLGQRRGWVPDKGDVSKETCETYNDLKDWLGNVSVTELEILHAAINPLNDKDRAQYSFFYLRDDSYLKDLPVDPPLTRKTYTNEGIPDQNERVRADTELALWRDQKIPATDRPVHHYSATWNENASTPELRIPLQCPSSNPVNQKQWQNLWKTEAGIEVADLDIEKHPELAEKAQIFNETLSQGRLGNFTSDGKPLSGIILDDLKRAIEERYPEHCEIPEESDLQKELDQQEQFLHLNSEGFIERTGDFDQLDAYADGDSRNLFVLTAPGGMGKTMLLANWINHYRRKTEGEEVALFYRFIGASDRSTTVDSLLRYLLKEIKENARLFEDEIPNDPEELWKKWLELLEKIGRKKKIIIVIDSVNQLESRLSDLRWVQRQMPWGIKTIISFKRDGDDAEKFHSQLTESTSATLAEVKPFTNAEDQRAIITAYLSQYLKELDESRIAELIAVPGAVNPLFLKIVLSELRVFGTFTNIGEKIRKDFGTTPVSAFGAVLRRLENDPSYSQDELNWAVPFLFGMISHARQGLSEEELICLFQQEMERENLKKERDAVQDSIRLILRQVRPFLAVRDGRHDFFYESFRLAAIDRYEGDDKEPNQHVSMEWHRGLAEYFEGLPVWVSQKENRPTLRRAAELSYHLSWAGKIDHLADLILEYELLESIIFGMGPHAAIENISLVLTPPVHPESIINPDRNDVLRLIRGALRLSAHVLVQKPDQLPGQLAGRLRGLPKPDVRKFVDHLDRFDRYPWLRPITPTLTSPGGPLVRTLTGHTDPVLAVGISPDGDRAASVSGNFMELTKCSLKLWDLEKGQELASVKCFIDSDNAVDMTPDARRMVTGSYNKTLKVWDLDTGRILHTLAGHSNTVRAIAITPDGNLAVSGSKDNTLKVWDLESGRLIHTLQGHTDSVWSVAVTPDGHLAVSVSDDNTMKIWDLKTARELANLAGHTGSITAVAMSPDGRKAISASDDRTLKIWDLVGYRILHTLTGHTEAVISVAVTPDGNRAVSVSEDNTMIIWDMETGRKLVALENGPTQSMKEIRAIAVTPDGRCAISISKEKTLTVWDLGLVRKRFKLSGHTEAVTTLAVDGRRIVSGSEDKTLIVWNLESGQIIHTLSGHTGSVLKVALIPDGHRAVSVSDDKTIKVWDLETGRIIHTLSVHPTAVTAMTVDGRQIVSGSEDKTLTVWDLESGRIRHILTGHTGLVRGVALTPDGRRAVSGSSDKTLKVWDLVSGRLLHTLSGHTGSILGVAVMPDGQRAVSVSEDKTLKIWDLKTGRELANLAGLTDSMTAAAISPEGRKVLSGSFDMNVKVWDAETGRLLHTLSGHTDIITEITVTPDGHRAVTGSVDGTQRVWDIENGWELGTLESDFSRYNPEITGVTITSDGRRVVSGSRDNTLKVWDMESGRELTILAGHTSGIKALAVTPDGRQVISASDDRTLKAWDLVSGRLLHTFSSHTDSVIGAAVTPDGRRAVSGSRDKTLKVWDLVSGRLLHTLSSHTDSVLEVAVTPDGRRAISGSRDKTLKVWDLVSGRLLHTLSGHTSEVSALAVTPDGRYGISASDDQTLKVWDLMTGQVLHTLAGHTSRVSAIAVTKDSCRVVSGSVDMALKVWDLETGREIATLAGHIHSVTAIALISDTRQVVSRSKDKSLKIRDLESGRLLHTLFGHMDEVTALAVTPDGRRAISGSRDKTLKIWDLVSGRLLHTLSGHLEEVTDVCVTPDGHHIISVSEDAKLIIWDPDTGQICHTLPGHFSGFMNVKKEIALTPDGHRAISGSYDTLNIWDLNTAGEIVPFTGHKDKVTALVISPDGHQAVSGSRDNTLKVWDLETGRLLHTLTGHTGSINGVEVTPDGLRAISVSDDKTLKVWDMEYGKEILSLSDNSSRLTDWKKSVTLTPDGRRAISLSLDDSMEIWDLKSGHKLATLSGHTKTVLAVAITPDGCRAISSSRDKTLKVWDLKSGQDLTTLHGHTDSVTGVIVTPDGRLAISRSMDQTLKVWDLESGRILHTLSGHTGWITGMAVTPDGSRVVSGSDDTTLKVWDLESGRILHTLSGHTKGVTDVAVTSEGTMAITASDDKTLKVWDIISGTMVAEYTGETNIIACGCTNFHNSVIAGDIRGRVHLLRLVGG, encoded by the coding sequence GCATGCCGGCCATTTTTTCTCTGTTTTTTGGGGCAGCGGCGGGGATGGGTACCGGATAAAGGAGATGTCTCAAAAGAGACGTGTGAAACTTATAACGACCTGAAAGATTGGCTCGGGAATGTCTCAGTCACAGAACTGGAGATTCTCCATGCTGCAATAAATCCCCTGAATGATAAAGACAGGGCACAATATTCGTTCTTTTACCTGCGGGACGATTCGTATCTCAAAGACCTGCCCGTGGATCCGCCGCTTACCCGGAAAACGTACACAAATGAGGGCATCCCGGACCAAAACGAAAGGGTACGTGCCGATACAGAATTGGCCCTTTGGCGGGATCAGAAAATTCCTGCTACAGATCGTCCTGTCCATCATTATTCCGCAACGTGGAATGAGAACGCGTCAACACCCGAGTTAAGAATTCCCCTGCAATGTCCCTCGTCAAATCCGGTAAACCAGAAGCAGTGGCAAAATCTCTGGAAGACTGAAGCAGGGATTGAAGTCGCGGATTTGGATATCGAAAAACATCCGGAACTTGCAGAGAAGGCACAGATATTCAACGAGACCCTTTCCCAAGGCAGACTGGGCAATTTTACATCCGATGGAAAGCCGCTCAGCGGGATTATTCTTGACGATCTGAAACGGGCAATTGAGGAACGATATCCAGAACATTGTGAGATTCCGGAAGAATCCGATTTACAAAAAGAGCTCGATCAGCAGGAGCAGTTCCTGCACTTGAATAGCGAGGGATTCATAGAACGGACCGGAGATTTTGATCAACTCGATGCATATGCTGATGGGGATTCCCGGAACCTCTTTGTTCTTACTGCCCCCGGCGGCATGGGCAAGACGATGCTCCTGGCCAATTGGATCAATCATTATCGGAGGAAAACAGAGGGGGAAGAGGTTGCACTCTTTTACCGGTTTATTGGTGCAAGCGACCGGTCTACGACAGTAGATTCATTGTTGAGGTACCTTCTTAAAGAGATAAAAGAGAATGCCAGACTCTTTGAAGATGAAATTCCGAATGATCCGGAAGAACTCTGGAAAAAATGGTTGGAACTGCTTGAGAAGATTGGAAGAAAGAAAAAAATAATTATCGTTATTGATTCTGTAAATCAGCTTGAATCGAGATTATCAGACCTCCGCTGGGTTCAACGACAGATGCCATGGGGGATTAAAACAATTATCAGCTTTAAACGCGATGGCGATGATGCAGAAAAATTTCACTCCCAATTAACTGAAAGCACATCAGCAACTCTTGCCGAGGTCAAACCATTCACCAATGCAGAAGACCAGCGAGCAATTATCACCGCGTACCTTAGCCAGTACCTCAAGGAGCTTGATGAATCCCGGATCGCTGAATTAATTGCGGTACCGGGTGCTGTGAACCCGCTTTTCCTGAAGATTGTCCTCTCTGAACTAAGAGTATTCGGTACGTTCACGAATATTGGGGAAAAGATACGAAAGGACTTTGGCACAACACCGGTCAGCGCATTTGGTGCTGTTCTTCGACGGCTGGAAAACGATCCTTCGTATTCCCAGGATGAACTGAACTGGGCGGTTCCGTTCCTTTTTGGCATGATCTCCCATGCCCGACAGGGTTTGTCAGAAGAAGAACTTATTTGTCTCTTCCAGCAGGAGATGGAGCGGGAAAACCTTAAAAAAGAGAGGGACGCTGTTCAGGATTCAATCCGGCTTATTCTTCGTCAGGTCCGGCCTTTCCTTGCGGTACGGGATGGGCGGCATGACTTTTTTTATGAGAGTTTCCGGCTTGCAGCGATCGACCGGTATGAAGGAGATGACAAAGAGCCAAATCAGCATGTGTCGATGGAATGGCACCGGGGACTTGCAGAATATTTCGAAGGGCTGCCGGTATGGGTTTCACAAAAAGAAAACCGGCCGACTCTTCGGAGAGCTGCTGAACTGTCCTACCATTTATCATGGGCAGGGAAAATAGATCATCTGGCTGATTTGATCCTTGAATACGAACTGCTTGAATCAATTATTTTCGGAATGGGACCACATGCTGCAATCGAGAATATCTCATTGGTTCTGACACCACCGGTACATCCTGAAAGTATTATAAATCCCGACAGAAATGATGTGTTAAGACTTATCAGGGGAGCACTTCGACTTTCGGCTCATGTGCTTGTACAAAAACCCGATCAGCTCCCGGGTCAGCTTGCCGGGCGGTTACGGGGATTACCAAAACCGGATGTCAGGAAATTTGTTGATCATCTCGACCGGTTTGACAGATATCCATGGCTGCGCCCCATCACCCCCACACTGACATCTCCTGGCGGACCGTTGGTCCGGACCCTGACAGGTCATACAGACCCGGTTTTGGCAGTAGGAATTTCTCCGGATGGAGACCGGGCTGCTTCCGTTTCAGGGAATTTCATGGAACTGACAAAATGCTCATTAAAATTGTGGGACTTGGAGAAAGGTCAGGAACTTGCTTCTGTTAAGTGCTTTATCGATTCAGACAATGCTGTGGATATGACCCCGGATGCCCGGCGCATGGTCACTGGATCATATAATAAGACCCTGAAAGTATGGGATCTGGACACTGGCAGGATACTCCACACTCTCGCCGGCCATTCTAACACTGTCAGGGCTATTGCAATAACGCCGGACGGGAATCTTGCGGTCTCCGGATCAAAGGATAATACACTAAAAGTATGGGATCTGGAATCAGGCAGGTTAATTCACACCCTCCAGGGGCATACCGATTCGGTGTGGTCGGTGGCAGTGACTCCGGATGGGCATCTGGCCGTCTCTGTATCTGATGATAACACCATGAAGATCTGGGATTTGAAGACCGCCCGGGAACTTGCCAATCTTGCAGGCCACACGGGTTCAATCACGGCTGTGGCAATGAGCCCTGACGGCAGGAAGGCAATCTCCGCATCAGATGACAGGACCCTGAAAATATGGGACCTGGTGGGATACCGTATACTCCATACCCTCACCGGCCACACGGAGGCAGTCATATCCGTGGCAGTGACGCCGGATGGGAATCGGGCGGTCTCTGTTTCGGAAGATAATACCATGATAATCTGGGATATGGAGACTGGCAGGAAACTGGTCGCACTGGAAAATGGTCCTACACAGTCTATGAAAGAGATCAGGGCCATTGCAGTGACGCCGGATGGACGGTGTGCAATCAGTATATCAAAAGAGAAAACTCTGACCGTCTGGGACCTGGGACTCGTCCGTAAACGTTTCAAACTATCAGGCCATACTGAGGCCGTCACAACCCTGGCCGTTGATGGCCGGCGGATTGTCTCCGGGTCTGAAGATAAAACTCTGATAGTCTGGAATCTGGAGTCCGGCCAGATAATCCATACTCTCTCCGGTCATACCGGTTCGGTCCTGAAAGTGGCATTGATTCCGGATGGGCATCGGGCCGTGTCTGTATCAGATGATAAGACGATCAAAGTATGGGATTTGGAGACAGGACGAATAATTCACACACTCTCCGTCCATCCAACGGCAGTCACTGCCATGACCGTGGATGGCCGGCAGATTGTCTCCGGGTCTGAAGATAAAACACTGACTGTATGGGATCTGGAATCCGGCCGGATACGCCACATTCTCACGGGCCATACGGGTTTGGTCCGGGGAGTGGCACTGACACCGGATGGCCGGCGGGCCGTCTCCGGGTCAAGTGATAAGACTTTGAAGGTCTGGGATCTGGTGTCCGGCCGGCTGCTTCATACACTCTCCGGTCATACCGGTTCGATCCTGGGAGTGGCAGTGATGCCGGACGGGCAGCGGGCTGTATCTGTCTCGGAGGATAAGACCCTGAAGATCTGGGATTTGAAGACCGGCCGGGAACTTGCCAATCTTGCGGGCCTCACGGATTCAATGACGGCAGCGGCAATATCACCGGAAGGTCGGAAGGTTCTCTCCGGGTCTTTTGATATGAACGTGAAAGTCTGGGATGCAGAGACTGGCCGGTTGCTTCATACACTCTCCGGCCATACTGATATAATCACAGAAATAACCGTAACGCCGGACGGGCACCGGGCTGTCACCGGATCAGTGGATGGGACCCAGAGGGTGTGGGATATCGAGAACGGATGGGAACTCGGTACTCTTGAAAGTGATTTTTCACGGTACAATCCAGAAATCACGGGAGTGACTATCACCTCGGATGGCCGGCGGGTCGTCTCCGGGTCAAGGGATAATACTTTAAAGGTTTGGGACATGGAATCCGGCCGGGAACTCACCATTCTTGCCGGTCATACATCAGGGATTAAGGCACTAGCAGTGACACCCGATGGCCGGCAGGTCATCTCCGCTTCAGATGATAGGACTCTGAAAGCCTGGGATCTGGTGTCCGGCCGGCTGCTTCACACATTCTCCAGCCATACTGATTCAGTCATAGGAGCGGCAGTGACACCGGATGGCCGGCGGGCCGTCTCCGGGTCAAGGGATAAGACTTTGAAGGTCTGGGATCTGGTGTCCGGCCGGTTGCTCCATACTCTCTCCAGTCATACGGATTCCGTCCTGGAAGTGGCAGTGACACCGGATGGCCGGCGGGCCATCTCCGGGTCAAGGGATAAGACTTTGAAGGTCTGGGATCTGGTGTCCGGCCGGTTGCTCCATACTCTCTCTGGTCATACATCCGAAGTCAGCGCACTGGCAGTGACACCCGACGGTCGTTATGGTATCTCCGCTTCCGATGATCAGACACTGAAAGTATGGGACCTGATGACCGGCCAGGTCCTCCATACCCTTGCCGGCCATACATCAAGGGTCAGTGCAATTGCAGTAACAAAGGATAGTTGCCGGGTTGTTTCCGGTTCTGTTGATATGGCCCTGAAAGTCTGGGATCTGGAAACCGGCCGCGAAATTGCTACTCTCGCCGGCCATATTCATTCAGTTACCGCCATTGCGCTGATATCAGATACGCGGCAGGTAGTCTCCCGGTCGAAGGATAAGTCCCTGAAAATCCGGGATCTGGAATCCGGCAGGCTACTTCACACACTCTTTGGCCATATGGATGAAGTTACTGCACTGGCAGTAACCCCGGACGGACGGCGGGCCATCTCCGGGTCAAGGGATAAGACTCTGAAGATCTGGGATCTGGTGTCCGGCCGGTTACTCCACACCCTCTCGGGTCATCTGGAAGAAGTCACAGACGTATGTGTGACCCCGGACGGGCACCATATTATTTCTGTGTCAGAGGATGCGAAACTCATTATCTGGGATCCTGATACCGGCCAGATATGTCACACCCTCCCGGGTCATTTTTCAGGTTTTATGAATGTAAAAAAAGAGATAGCCCTGACACCGGACGGTCACCGGGCTATCTCGGGATCATATGATACACTGAACATCTGGGATTTAAACACTGCCGGTGAAATTGTCCCATTCACCGGCCATAAGGATAAAGTCACTGCCCTGGTAATTTCTCCGGATGGACATCAGGCCGTCTCCGGGTCAAGGGATAACACACTGAAAGTCTGGGATCTGGAAACCGGCCGGTTACTCCATACTCTCACTGGTCATACCGGGAGTATCAACGGAGTGGAAGTGACTCCGGACGGGCTCAGGGCAATCTCGGTATCAGATGATAAAACACTGAAAGTCTGGGATATGGAGTATGGAAAAGAAATTCTTAGTCTTTCGGATAATTCTTCAAGGCTCACAGACTGGAAAAAATCCGTGACACTGACTCCGGATGGAAGGCGTGCTATATCTCTATCATTGGATGATTCCATGGAGATCTGGGATCTAAAGTCAGGCCATAAACTCGCCACTCTTTCAGGCCATACCAAAACAGTTCTGGCTGTAGCCATTACTCCGGACGGATGCAGGGCAATCTCATCATCACGTGATAAAACCCTGAAAGTCTGGGACCTCAAAAGCGGTCAGGATCTCACAACACTCCATGGTCATACAGATTCAGTCACTGGGGTGATAGTGACTCCGGACGGACGGCTGGCAATCTCCCGATCGATGGATCAAACCCTGAAGGTCTGGGATCTGGAATCCGGCCGTATACTCCATACACTATCAGGCCATACGGGGTGGATCACGGGAATGGCTGTGACACCGGACGGTAGCCGGGTAGTATCCGGATCAGATGATACGACATTAAAAGTCTGGGATCTGGAATCCGGCCGTATACTCCACACACTATCAGGCCATACAAAAGGTGTTACGGATGTAGCAGTGACTTCGGAGGGTACAATGGCGATTACCGCCTCAGACGACAAGACTCTGAAAGTCTGGGATATTATATCCGGAACAATGGTTGCTGAATATACAGGTGAGACAAATATTATCGCTTGTGGTTGTACAAATTTCCACAATTCTGTTATCGCAGGGGATATTAGGGGCCGGGTACATCTTCTCCGGCTTGTGGGGGGATAG